Part of the Xenopus tropicalis strain Nigerian chromosome 3, UCB_Xtro_10.0, whole genome shotgun sequence genome, AGACCAGACACCAACTTTCAGCACTAAAGCACAAAGCAACTGATAAAGCTATCCTATGGACAAGACAAAAATTTTATGAACAGGGCGACAAACAACATACTCTCTTAGCAAGAAAGCTCAAGGACAATAAAGCTCATTCCAGGATTAACTCAATCAAAACCCCCTCCGGGCAATTGACATACAATCAAAACTCAATAGGAGACATATTCAATAAGTATTATACTCACCTATACAATCTGAAAGCCTCTACCCCTGGAAGCTTACCCCCAACCCAAAACAACATGCTTTCAGACTTCTTAGCAGAAGCCAACCTTCCTAAATTAATCGAGGAAGATAAACAGGCGCTAAATGATAATGTCACATCAGAGGAATTAACCTATGTGCTAAAAAATATGCCTAATGGTAAATCCCCAGGACCGGATGGCTttccatataaatattataaattatatgcCCACATCTTAAACCCTTACTTAGTAAAGTTGTTTAATGAATTTCTGGAGGGCCACCTCATCCCTCCCACTATACTAAGCTCGTATCTTACACTTATTCCGAAAGAAGGGAAAGATCCAAACATGTGCTCCAATTACAGGCCCATAGTGCTATTAAACTCAGACCTTAAGTTATTCACTAAAATCTTAGCAAACAGATTAGCACCTATCCTGCCCAAACTTATTCACAATGATCAGGTAGGCTTTATTTATGGGAGACAAGCAGGAGACAACACAAGCCACACCATTGACCTAATAGACATACTAAACAGAAACTCTACCCCGGCAGTCTTATTAAGCTTAGACGCTGAAAAAGCATTCGACCGCCTGAGCTGGCCCTACTTGTTCTCACTGCTAACACACCTCAACTTCTCAGGACCTTTCTTAGAAGCTCTTAAGAACCTATAAAGCAATCCCACAACACAGTTGAAACTACCTGGTCAGGCCTCCAAATCAATAGCCATAACCAACGGCACtagacagggctgccccctgtccCCTCTCTTGTATGCGCTTAGTATAGAGCCATTAGCAGCTGTAATTAGAAACTCGCCCGATATCTCAGGAATTAAAGTACAATCAATGACTTACAAAATAGCACTCTTTGCGGATGATGTGCTACTTACTTTAACAAATCCAATAATCACGCTCCCAAACTTGCATAAGGTTTTAGATACATATAGCCTACTTTCAAATTACAAAGTTAACCTAACTAAAACTGTAGCTCTTCCACTACACCTTTCACCAAATTCCCTGCAAGGCCTTCAAAGTGCCTTTCGCTATAATTGGCAAACAAACACAATCCCATACTTGGGCACATACATAACCTCAACATACTCGGATTTATTCAAATACAATTTTACCCCACTGATAAATAAGACTAAGGCTTTACTACAATCATGGTCACAATATACCCTGTCCTGGTTTGGCAGAATAGCAGCCATAAAAATGTCCATTATGCCAAAGTTCCTGTACCTGTTTGAGACCGTACCTGTATCAATATCTGCTAAGATACTTAAGGACCTACAAAACCTATGTCATAATTTCATATGGGAAAACTGCAGGCACAGAATACCGAAACATATACTGGTGGCACCATGTAAATACGGAGGTCTGGGGGTCCCCATGTTTAAGAAGTATTATGAGGCAGCCCACATCAGACAACTACTAGCCTGGTCACGGAGGGAGTCAAACCGCACCTGGGGCCAAATCGAAAATGCCTATTCAAAAACCTGTCACTTAAACTACCTAATATGGTCAGAACCAAACCAACCATTGGCCAAGACAGATCTGCTAGCATCTACACGCCACTCACTATGCATATGGTATAACCTAAGGTGGAAATATAAGCTGCTCAATCCCAAATCTCTCAATGTACTATTTCTCCACAACCCGGACTTTCAACCAGGAACTCAACCCCACTATACCACCAAATGGACTACCACCAGCTGGCAAACCATAGGGGACCTGTTGGACCCAAGAACCAAGGAGATAATCCCTTATGCTAACATCACGCGAACAACCCCTCAAAGGAACCTACAATTTTTTGAATACCTGCAATTAAGGCACTTTGTGAGACCCTATAGCGACAGAGAGAAGGAACTTTCACATACTGCTTTCGAGCGACTTGCAAAGGCTGGCCTACCACAAAAAGGCTTAATATCTAAAATATACCAACTAATATCTGAACCATAGGGAGACCCACCTCCAAGACATCAATACATGACTAAATGGGACTCGGTCCTACCTCAGCCCCTCTCAGATCAGGACTGGACCGCAATCTGGGAGAACGCAAGACGGATGGTAACCTGCTTGAGACAAagggaacatatttacaaaatattaatgtctTGGTATCACACCCCGGCTAAACTGCACAAATTATTCCCAAACCAGTCACCGTTATGCTGGAGAAATTGCGGAGAGACAGGCACCTTATCTCATATTTTTTGGACATGTCCCATCATAACCCCACTCTGGATGGATGTCTCAGACCTGCTCAATGAAACACTTCACACCACAATACCAATAGACTTAAGCACATTCCTCCTAGGTAAACCAATCCCACAGACACACAGATCCACTCAAGTTTTGATCAACCATATCCTTACGGCTACACGTCTTGCCATAGCAGCAAAGTGGAAGTCCTCAACTCAACACTAATGGAAATCAAACGCAGAGTGGAAAGCAACAAACTCTTTGAATCCAGCATCGCCCGATTGCAAAATAGAACTCCACACTTCCTACAAATATGGGCCCCATGGGAAATGCTAGCCTCAACCCCCCCAGACCAATAGGACCACTGGTGCTACCAATCTAATAACATTATAGAAACGGAATCTCAAAGAGATACAAATGTTAAACTGATCTCCTACTTACCCCTTTTACcatttcttttctttatctttctacTATTTACTTTTTAAGAATGTATGTAAACCATTGAAGTGCCTCTTCAATAAAAAATTcacgttacaaaaaaaaaatacaacaataatACTAAAATACACAGGTACATATCCACTCACACACCCTAAACTACAAATACAAGacttaaaactatatatagtggAAGACTGGAAGAGATGGGTTAAGAAAGGAAACATCTGCTGAGATATGCATGAGAGCAAAATATTGATCAAGTGAAGTACAGAAGACGTGCAAGGAGAAATAATCTCAACAGCAGTAGTGGAAAGCCAGGGTGAACCCACCTCTCGGGGCAAGCATCCAATTTACACATCAACTTTGACAGCCTAATAATGGGATTAATGTAAATTTAGAATACCAAGATAGGTTAAACGTGACAGGTCAGAGCACTGTTGAGTTTAAGAAATTACTCTTCATATGAAAACGTGGGCAATTGACTTAGAAAAGCTTTCACATAAAATTCAATGTCCTCTAGCACTttcgagagaaaaaaaaatgagaggaAAGCGGTCACCATGTAACCAAATTAGCATGCCTTGGGGGCAGCAGCAAAGAAGTCAATGTGACCAACTATCTGAGATCAAACTGTCAAAAAATATATGTTAGTTTTTGCCCTCAGGAAATTGGTTGGGACTGTCTACACCTCGATGTGAACCCAAGCcaaatattgtaataaaatagaaattttgatttaaaaaagtaccgtatatactcgagtataagctgatccgaatataagccgaggtacctaattttacctaagaaaactggaaaaacctattgactcgagtataagcctagggtgtcaccagtagggctggtgcgagcgagccagcacacaaagtgtgctcacactttggtttaattgagtatccaaaaaattgccccctgtctagcttaagaaatatatatagggtatagagtgttttagacagtggtggcttaagaaaggtactagaaaggggctagacatggtggagtgggcaaagatcaggagagggtctattttaaatctcagtccgaATCTGGTTATATTCAACTTGTTACCCTTCATAAGTCCATAAAGACCCCCATAACCTAATCAGTTTATGGATAAAGGGGATAAAGGGCCCCCTACTGGATGTTTCTGGGCTGGACTAACAACTAATATTAACCCCAAAGGTATTCTGTTTGCAAGGATTTCTggtatcaaataatttaaaaacattcaaaaaataaattctaataagGTTAAAATAAGCAAGTTGTGCATCTGGGGCCCCACATTTCTGTCTGTTTGATTTGGTAATTTGGTAGAGCAAGCTGAAAAGGCATCATTTTTGTTGAGACATTGCCTAGGAACACTGTGAGCTCGGAAAGGGTTAAGGAGAGGCTGCTgcagtcaccaaggagtttcaaAGTGCTGTTTTGTTTCTGAGAACTCACCTCCCAGCCGTCTGTAGCCTCTGAGAACACCTGTTCTGCTAGAATCAGCAAGTTCTACTGGGAAATGCAAATGAAGGAGTGTGCactctgctcttctcctgtgcgcgtttctgatctgcttggcgccgcagtcgcgccagtgacgttaCGCGCCCCCTTCAtttactcatggcctgatcttacaaggtctaagatcaggccatgagtaactgaagggggtgcgtgacgtcactggcgcgactgcggcgccaagcagatcagaaatgcgcacaggagaagagcagagtgcacaggagaagagcgcacagttaggatggccgttgggaagctggcataggcagagcGCGGGAGCAAGCGCGCAGGTACGCATGGACAGATGCCCGTGGGGGGGGCACATCGCCACATCGAGCACATCAGGCACATCCATaccatatactcaagtataagccgaggcttactttttgagcacatttttagtgctcgaaaactcggcttatattcgagtatatacggtacataaaaAGTACATGTTTTATAGGATCTACATGcaatacatatatctatatataatatagatctATGAATGTATGAAggcacaaactatatatttatttattttacaggtcATTCATTAGTTTTGTGTGTTACATTAGGCTGATACAACAATTGAAGCTGCTCTTATAAGAAAAAGTatatatgaatagtgatgagcggtatttttcggcaggcatggatttgtggcgaatttccgtgtttggctgaaaaatttgctgtgtgtcaaGAAAAATTATCAGTTTGAACAAAATTGTCGTGTGTTTTAAaccaaatttttttgttttctgtgacgtgcatgattttttttttttcagccaatggcgaaacaggacagattcactcatcactatataagAACACAGAAGCATACGCAGCCACTATTTTTTTATGAGACTCTATatcagggttaaaggagaaggaaaggcaaagtcacttgggggtgccaaaatgttaggcacccccaagtgactttaaccgcttaccttgtaccccaggctggtgcccctgttcggagaaaacagcaccagcccggggtacctgtagcggagcgcttcctccttcctgcttccttttcctaaaatgccagcggtcggcgcatgcgcagtagagtgaaaagctgacttttctgttaaagttcggcttttcactctactgcgcatgtgcgcgcacgGAACCAGgaagcgatcgcagctaccccaggctggtgctgttctctccgaacaggggcaccagccccagggtaaaaggtaggcgatttaagtcacttgggggttgcctatgattttggcacccccaagtgactttgcctttctttctcctttaacaatatttaatatgttttgcTCTCTATGGGTTattttgactgctgctgtttgTCAGAAAAGTGTGGCAGTTCCTTTTTCTGATGACATCAACTGGCAAGCACCCTAGCTGAGGCACAGGTGACAGGTCCATCAGCCCAAGTGCTTCTATTTCATATCATCATCAAGGCAGACCACCACTGTTTCCTGAGATTTAACCaaatataaatacttttttatGTGGGACTTTTTCAAGTTCTGGGTTGGTCTTCAGCCAGGACCCCcctaataacaaggttacaggtttGGAAAACACTGATGTATCAGTCATTTATATACACTGGCTCTCAGCCTAACTGACCTTTAAGATTGGCTTTCAGGTCTATCTAACTATTTAGgaaagcaaataggcattcttctTGCACAtcagcttaaaggaatactgtcatggatttttttttaaaaaaaacatcagttaaaagagcgtctccagcagaatcctgcattgaaatcagtttttcaaaagcacaaatagatcttttaatatttaatttttaaatttcacatgaagctagccacattcttcatttcccagggtgccacagccatgtgacctgtgctctgataaacttcagtcacactttactgctgagctgcaagttggagtgatatcaccccctcccatcagcagaacaatgctaaggtagcaagatagctgctcccaatagatatcagaatagaactcactagtaaaaaatccaagtccggcttaggactcctccaggtACATGGAGTAggatatagaaataaaaagtacagcataaaaatcatggcaataTCTTTAAATGGCCTTCCGACTAAGCCCCTCTTGCCACTTCTCCAAGTCAGGGGGGCTGCTCCATAGTTGGAAACTGCAAATCTAGATTCTTCCTCAACTCCACTCTAGTTTAACCTCTAACTGTAACTTCCTAAGTAGCCTGGTTTCATAAACAATTGGTCTGTTCGTTATCCTTTTATTCCCCATAAATAAAacttagtttttctttaataaatacagattttTAGGATAATAGGACACAAAGCTCCTTATTCATCCTGGAAAAGTAACTAATTCCAAGTCCCTTCCCACTGTAGACAACACCCTACACACACAAAATACAACTGTCACCTGAAAACCATGCATCACCTTACCCTTAATGGGAATGGTAAGCAAATGAACCTTTGCATTGTTATTGCTGTCACCCCTCTCCAATtacaataaataactataaagGAACCCTTAGCTCACCATCTCATGCTTAATAACTGCTATATAACATCACATTTATTATGTTTTCCTTATACTGGAAACCTCCACCATGGAGAAATGTTTACTTTATGAAGGTAGTGGTTTAAGGAGGGTCACATACAGAACAAATTAAATTGAATATAAAATAGCAAACTATAGGTGAGGGTTCCTAAACAGTATATAATGACATACCTTACAcagattatatatacaggtatgggatcccttatccggaaacccgttatccagaaagctccgaattatggaatgcccgtctcccatagactccattttaatcaaataattcagaattttaaaactgatttcccttttctctgtagtaataaaacagtatcttgtaattgatcccaactaagatacaaataatccttattggatgcaaaacaatcctgttggatttaattgcagttttattgattctttggtagacttaaggtatggagatccaaattacggaaagacccattatccggaatacccttggtcccgagcattctggataacgggtcctatacctgtatatatatatagcgggTGTAGCAATTGCAATATTGCTAAGCTTCTCCACAGCCAATCTGAAGTTGCACCTTCATCACTTTCAAGAAAAATACACTGATAAATATGACATGTGTTTCCTTGAAGATAACAGAGGAACCAACAAACCTATCAAAAATAAAAGTACTGTGAGAAAGTCAGGCTGGCCCACTAAATTATAGCCTAGACAGAGAGCAGGAAAATATCTAGAGAGCAGAAGACTTAGAAATAATGGTCACCTGTCCCTCTATCAGCCGAGCCCGCTACATAGACGTTAAGGCACAGAGTTGAAAAGCCTCTTCTGATTATACACTGTTTTTTAGAAATTTTAACCTTGATGATTCAAAAATATATCAACCAGAGGATTTTAAAAACTAATCTATGggcctatatttgtattttgtctgGTCTTTACATTCACGTGACTTTAGTTCTGATAGTCTGGTAATTGACTGACACTTAATGACTGATTGTCTggtacagactaaaggtggccatacacgaggcgatttcgcttgttgtgcgatgaacgattatatcgacaaacgatcgtatggcgatcgagttcccatacgatatgccatccaagggcaacgataattcgggaaaggtTTCATCGCTTCATTATCGTATTATCGTATTATCATTATCGTATCGCAGCTAGACATGTTGTTGTGTccattgttttggggtataggTGACAGCATGGATGTCCATGTAGTTTGCTGCTTGTATGGAGTAGCGGAAGGCGGTGTACATATCTGGTGCATGTTTGCATTTGGGGGATATTGTTATAATGGTGCTTGCGGAAAACTGTTGTAATTCCTGTAATCAGTAGTGGTGTAGTCTGTGAGTCTTGTGCTTTCACAAAGTGTTTTCCTAAACCCTCTATGCAGTGCTTCATTAATGATATATTCGGCAAATTGCCGCTGCTCTTCGTCCATCCTCCTGAGTTTGGACGCAACTGTAAACCCGATGGCGTCAAACTCATCAGACTTTCTGTTAAGTAAGGCTTCTGCATCATGTAACAGCTGTTGTGTGGAGggattgtgttttctttttctgtttctaCCCTGTGTACCCTTTGCACCTGCCATTTCATGTTGACTACCTTCTTCTATCAAAGTACTGCTCTGTGGAATCTGTAAAACAAGGAAAACATAAATTACTGTTACTTACAATGGTTctcatattttctttcttttattgcaGTTCCCCTCAACTGAAGTGCAGTGGAAATCTGTAGCAAAACAGTTTGAAGATTACTGGAATTTCCCAAACTGTCTTGGAGCAATCCATGGAAAGCATGTGAGGATCCAGCCACCCACACGTTCCGGTTCCTATTATTTTAACTGCAAGGGCTATTTCAGCATTGTGCTTTTGGCAATAGTTAATGCCAAATATGAATTTTTGATGGTAGATGTGGGGAAAAATGGAAGAGTATCGGATGGTGGAGCCAtggaacaaacttttttttaccagcagCTACAAAATGACCAGTTACACCTACCTTCAAGTTCTGACTCAAGGGAAGGATTGAATTACGCTTTTGTGGCAGATGAAGCATTTGCattacataaacatattttaaaaccCTTCCCACAAAAACATCGGTCAATGGAAAGAAGGATTTTCAATTATAGACTCTCCCGTGCTAGAAGGGTTGTAGAAAACGCCTTTGGCATACTAGCTAACCGATTTAGGATTTTCCATACTGCCATACAATTATCACCAAATAAAATCGATTGTGTTGTTTTGGTGCTTCTTATATGCCAGTTAATATGGTGGATAGAGAGGACATTGAACAACACACTATGGTAGCAGCCGAGTGGCGAGGTGAGCCAACTGCACTGTTGGGACTGCTAGGTGCTGTATCACGCAACGCTACTGCAGAGGCCAAGTCAACAGAGATAATTATGTAGCATACTTCAATGGCTCTGGTGCAGTAGACTGGCAATCAGCCATGGTGTAAAACATGTAGTAATGTATGGCCTGTCAATGCTTTCGCAGTCAATGTGCAACTAATTGTATGagcattttaaataatttgaaaataaacggtttaaacttttaatatgtattCAGTGTGTATTTTATGGTTGCTTACCTGGGCCAGATGTTCTGTTTGGTCCTCTACTTCTATATCTGCAGCTCTGCTACTCTGTGCTTCCACATCTGTCACATCCTCTGCTGGGCTAGCCTCAGTTGATTGTTGTTTTTCCACGCCCTGACTTGAAAAGTTGGACCTGGAGTCCCTTGCCACCTCTTGATCCACTGTGAACACTAGCAGATCATAGTACCACAATTTTGGCAAATAGATGTCATCCGCAGAGGCACCTGATTTTTTTGAGGCCTGTACTTTGtttagttcttttttaaaaacagtCCTTAAATTTGCTATCTTCGTCTTTACAAACTGAACATCAGCTGACGAGCAAACAGATTTGCAGAGGCTTATCAATTCTGCATATGCCTTGTCACGCTTGATCCTGTTCATGTAGTCCCCCGATTTAACTTTCCACAAACATGGAAAAGACTGGTACATCTCAATAAATTTTCTCAGGAACTCGGGGTTTGAAAATTTTTCCATAGTTACCTGTGGGAAACAGGGGGAGCATGAGtcaaaaaacaaataagcaataaataccaacataaatattgcatttggTTGTAGTAAAGTAGTACTGCTTACCAACTGATGAGTAGCTTGTGGCCAAAAATTTGTGATGAAACGAATAGATTCTTCCAGGTTTCCACGACTGTTACCCGTCTGTTCGTTGCTAGGCAACACTGGAACGAACGATCGTATTTAtcgtagttttttttttaacaggctcCGCCTACTTCCGTTTGCGACGTCAGACAGACGGGCGCAGTATTGTGGAGACATGAAGGTGCGAGGTGAGAAAAGCAAGTCAAAAGCTAAGAGAATGGAAAATACTGATGAAAGGAGAGATGCAGGTGTGAAAGATGGGGGGAACAGAAGGCCTACTGCTGAGGATGACGGTGGCAGGAGAAAGGCTACAGCTATGTCCAAACAGGAGATGGTGCATATGGTAtccattatggaaaaaaatgatTACGATTGTAAAAGTGGAGAGTATTCCAGACCCAATACAAGGAAAAATCATATCCTGGATATAGTAATCCACGGGCTTGAGAGGAAGTTTGGCGTTAGCAGATCGAAAGATCAGCTCCGCAAAAGGTGGTCAGATTTAAAACTGAGAGAAAGAGACCAACTGGAAAGCATTAGGCTTtagtattatacattattattttctctGCAACATGTACCCCAACAGTATGTTGAATTATGGTGATGTTCAAATCAATTTGTTTTTGCAGAAGACAAGCGTAAAAAATTGCTGCAAACCCATCGCAATCATAGACGGTGTGCCTCTTCTTCTGTTCGGAAGCCTCAGATTCCGGAGCCTGGTGCCAGTGAGAAGGATGATGATGTAGAGACGGACCATAATGAGTCTGATGAGCATGGTCGTAAGAGCCAGGAAATAGAATACAAGGGAATAGAAAGGCAGGAAATAGAAAGAAATGAGCCAGACATCGAGTCACAATCCAGCTGTACCTCAGACGTTAAAGAAATCCATGAGGAAACATTCTGTGACACTGCACCTAGCAGCCCGTGCATCCTAGTTAGCAGTACAGGTAGGTTTACATTACTTTGCATTTGATTACTACCAAGCAGGCTAGCCAAAAATCACCAAtactattttttacattataataCTATTTTTCACATTATTTCACAGAAGAAAGTATGACAGCGCAAAATGTGTTGTACCTTTTTGTATTGCGGAACAGCCAGACCTTGAGACTTCAACGGAGATTTCCAATACAGAAACCAACCAAGGGCCAGATCCTAACAATCCCAATGTTGtggaagatataaaaaaaaaatgcaaaatgctgttGGCAACCATAAAACAATCTGTCAAAGTAATAGAAACAACACTTGAAAGCATATGCCAAAAGGTTTGCAATAATGGTGAATAGTCTTGTTCTTCTTGTGCTTCTTCTTCAAAAACAAGTGTTGCTAGTATTTTCAGATGTTTTCAAAATGCGATTGTGTTCTCTTccaattttatatgtttttgttaAATACAAAACTCAAATTGCAGTTACTATCTGATATGCCAAAAGGTTTGCAATACTGGTGAATAGTCTTGTTCTTCTTGTGCTTCTTCTTCAAAAACAAGTGTTGCTAGTATTTTCAGATGTTTTCAAAATGCAATTGCGTTCTCTTCcaattttatatgtttttcttaaatacaatactatttcaaataaatatttgaaatatatatatttcaaaacaaaTGGGTCTTCttgtcatttattttcatttctaatCACCACATAATAACATCATGAACATATGTCTACATGTCTACACTGCT contains:
- the LOC101734835 gene encoding uncharacterized protein LOC101734835 isoform X1; protein product: MLVFIAYLFFDSCSPCFPQVTMEKFSNPEFLRKFIEMYQSFPCLWKVKSGDYMNRIKRDKAYAELISLCKSVCSSADVQFVKTKIANLRTVFKKELNKVQASKKSGASADDIYLPKLWYYDLLVFTVDQEVARDSRSNFSSQGVEKQQSTEASPAEDVTDVEAQSSRAADIEVEDQTEHLAQIPQSSTLIEEGSQHEMAGAKGTQGRNRKRKHNPSTQQLLHDAEALLNRKSDEFDAIGFTVASKLRRMDEEQRQFAEYIINEALHRGFRKTLCESTRLTDYTTTDYRNYNSFPQAPL
- the LOC101734835 gene encoding uncharacterized protein LOC101734835 isoform X2; the protein is MEKFSNPEFLRKFIEMYQSFPCLWKVKSGDYMNRIKRDKAYAELISLCKSVCSSADVQFVKTKIANLRTVFKKELNKVQASKKSGASADDIYLPKLWYYDLLVFTVDQEVARDSRSNFSSQGVEKQQSTEASPAEDVTDVEAQSSRAADIEVEDQTEHLAQIPQSSTLIEEGSQHEMAGAKGTQGRNRKRKHNPSTQQLLHDAEALLNRKSDEFDAIGFTVASKLRRMDEEQRQFAEYIINEALHRGFRKTLCESTRLTDYTTTDYRNYNSFPQAPL